Genomic window (Deltaproteobacteria bacterium):
CATCATAGGCGACCTCATAATGGACCACTTCATATGGGGCACGGTGCGCCGCATCTCGCCCGAGGCGCCGGTGCCGGTCGTGGACGTCACCTCCGAGAGCATCCTGCTCGGCGGATGCGCCAACGTGGTCAACAACATCCACAGCCTCGGCGGACGCTGTCTCGTAACGGGCGTCATAGGCCGCGACGACGACGGAAAGAGGCTCGTAAAGGCCCTGCGCGAGCGCTCCATACCGACCGACGGCATCTTCGTCGACGCAGGACGCCCCACGACCATCAAGACCCGCGTCATAGCACACAACCAGCAGGTCGTGCGCTTCGACAGGGAGAACAAGAAAAAGATAAGCGAGGGCACCTGCCGGAAGGTCCTCGCCTACGTCAAAAAGACCATGAAAGAGGTGGACGTGGTCGTCATCTCCGACTACTCCAAGGGACTGGTAAGCGCCGGGCTCGTCGAGGAGGTGACGGCCCTCGCACGGGACGCCGGCAAGATCGTGGCCGTCGACCCCAAGGTGGAGCACTTCGACTACTACAGGGGCGTCACCCTCGTAACGCCCAACAACGACGAGGCCTCCAGGGCCTCGGCCGTCGAGATAGAGGACGAGGAGAGCCTGCTGCGGGCGGGGACGCGGCTGCGCGAGCGGCTCGGCTGCCGGGCCGTGCTCATAACGCGCGGCGAGCACGGCATGAGCCTCTTTGACGGCGATGACGTAACCCACATCCCCACCGTCGCCAAGGAGGTCTACGACGTGAGCGGCGCGGGCGACACGGTCATAGGCGTCATGGCCCTTGCCCTGGCCGCAGGGGCCGCCATGAAGGAGGCGGCCGTGCTCGCCAACTTCGCGGCCGGTGTGGTGGTGGGAAAGGTCGGCACCGCCACGGTGAGCCCCGACGAGCTCGCGGCGGCGCTGGGGGCGGAGTTCCGCAGGAGACGGCGCTGAAGAGGAGGCATCAGGCCGTGCGTCCCGGCGAGCCCGAAGAGGTGAACCTCGTCATGAGTGTTATCACAGGCGAACGCCGCCTCTTCGCCGAGGTCTTCGCAGGCCTCGCAGGGCGCTTCGGACCCATCGAGATGATGAGCCCCCTCTTCTCCTTCGATCATACGGACTACTACAGGGAGGAGTTCGGCGAAGGACTGCTGCGAAGGTTCATAAGCTTCGAGAGACCCGTCCCGCCCGACGAGCTGGCCGATCTCAAGCTCTTTACAAACGGCGTGGAAGAGACGTACAGACGGGACGACGGCAGGCGCAGGGTCAACATCGACCCCGGCTACCTCACCCTCGAACGCCTCGTGCTCGCCTCGTGCAAGAATTTTACGCACAGGATATACCTGGGCCGCGGCGTCTACGCCGACCTGACCCTCGTTTACCGCGACGGCGAATTCAGGGCCCTCGAATGGACCTTCCCCGACTATATCGACCAGAGGGCCTTCGGCTTCCTCCACGGCGTGAGAAGACGCTACGCAAGAAAGATAGGCCGAGGCCTGTAACCGGGGGAGACTTTATACTGCCCGCGCCGGCTGCCACTGGGGGCTGTACCGGGGAGTCCGGGCCGCAAAGGCGTAACAACCCCGCCTGGCGCGGGCCGGACTCCCCGCTACAGCCGAAGATACGAATAACATACGATGGGGCGAGGGGGAGAAACGTGGGCCTGTGGCCCTCGGGCCTGTGGCCCTTCTACAGAAAGTTTCCCCCAGGGCAATTAATCAGAGTTTCCCTGCGGTCCGCGGAGGTTCGGACCGCAAAGGCGTAAAAAACCCCGCCTGGCGCGGTCCGAACCTCCGCGGACCGCCCCCAGCGGGCGGGGGGGACGTACGAACGGCATACCATGCAAGCCCTGACTCCTTCGAAAAAGGGAGCCCTGTGAGGGCGCGGAAAAACTCGAAAGCTTCCCGCGGGGAGGAAACATGCTCAAGAGTATGACCGGATACGGCAGGGCCGGGTTCACCCTCGACGGCGAGGGTTACGTGGTGGAGGTGAAGACACTCAATCACCGCTACCTGGACCTGAAGGCGAGGCTGCCCGAGCGGTTTTTCCCGCTCGAAAGCCGGGTGCGCGAGGAGGTGAAGCGCCGCTTCTCGCGCGGTCACGTAACGATCCAGGTGCGGCCCTCCCAGGGCGCAGGCGCCGCCTTCTCGCTCAACATGCCCCTTGTGAGGGCCTACCTCGAGGCCGCCGACAGGCTGCGCGACGAGCTCGGCATCGACGGGGCCGTGGACGTGCCCTTTCTGCTCAGGATAAAGGAGGTGCTCGGCGCAGGCGAAGAGGGGGACAGCGAGCGCGACTGGCGGGTCTTCTCCGAGGGGCTGGGCCGCGCCCTCGACGAGGTCGACGCCTGGCGCAGGCGCGAGGGCGGCGACCTGGCCGTCCACATCGGCGCCGGCATCAAACGGCTCGACGCCCTCATGAAGGAGATCGAGAGGCTCGCCCCCGAGAGTTTCGAGGCCCACAGAAAACGCCTCTCCGACGAGCTCGCAAGGCTTGTGGGGGAAAACGTGGACGAGACGAGGCTCATACAGGAGGCGGCGCTCCTTGCCCAGAAGGCGGCCGTGGACGAGGAGATCGCCCGCTACAGGAGCCACCTGAACCAGTTCTCGCGCTACATGGATAGCGACGAGCCCGTGGGAAAACGCCTCGACTTCCTCTGCCAGGAGATATTGCGCGAGGCCAACACCATTGCCTCCAAGTCCCCGGACGTGAGGATCGTCCAGGCCGTGGTGGAGATAAAGAGCGAGCTCGAAAAACTGCGCGAACAGGTCCAGAATATCGAGTGAGCCCCTTCAAGGGATCTTGCGGGTGACGTTTTTTCATTTGGCAAAGGGGCCGCTAAAATGTTACCTTTATAATCAAGGGAGCGGCAGGGCCGCAGGCGATACGGGGGG
Coding sequences:
- the rfaE1 gene encoding D-glycero-beta-D-manno-heptose-7-phosphate kinase, which translates into the protein MRRYLSVRKGRALIDGFAGARVLIIGDLIMDHFIWGTVRRISPEAPVPVVDVTSESILLGGCANVVNNIHSLGGRCLVTGVIGRDDDGKRLVKALRERSIPTDGIFVDAGRPTTIKTRVIAHNQQVVRFDRENKKKISEGTCRKVLAYVKKTMKEVDVVVISDYSKGLVSAGLVEEVTALARDAGKIVAVDPKVEHFDYYRGVTLVTPNNDEASRASAVEIEDEESLLRAGTRLRERLGCRAVLITRGEHGMSLFDGDDVTHIPTVAKEVYDVSGAGDTVIGVMALALAAGAAMKEAAVLANFAAGVVVGKVGTATVSPDELAAALGAEFRRRRR
- a CDS encoding DUF4416 family protein → MSVITGERRLFAEVFAGLAGRFGPIEMMSPLFSFDHTDYYREEFGEGLLRRFISFERPVPPDELADLKLFTNGVEETYRRDDGRRRVNIDPGYLTLERLVLASCKNFTHRIYLGRGVYADLTLVYRDGEFRALEWTFPDYIDQRAFGFLHGVRRRYARKIGRGL
- a CDS encoding YicC family protein codes for the protein MLKSMTGYGRAGFTLDGEGYVVEVKTLNHRYLDLKARLPERFFPLESRVREEVKRRFSRGHVTIQVRPSQGAGAAFSLNMPLVRAYLEAADRLRDELGIDGAVDVPFLLRIKEVLGAGEEGDSERDWRVFSEGLGRALDEVDAWRRREGGDLAVHIGAGIKRLDALMKEIERLAPESFEAHRKRLSDELARLVGENVDETRLIQEAALLAQKAAVDEEIARYRSHLNQFSRYMDSDEPVGKRLDFLCQEILREANTIASKSPDVRIVQAVVEIKSELEKLREQVQNIE